The Peribacillus simplex genome contains a region encoding:
- a CDS encoding DUF975 family protein yields the protein MRISELKRKALQSLGGKWGVTVSLMLLLFLINLVLPLIVEVIGSGGFSQWLMQEETPLWTDIFSMVFSIALIPLTISTTWFYLNLVREGNPDIPEVFAIYKDGKTSFKLIGASILQAIFIFLWSLLLIIPGIIKAIAYSQQFFLLKDHPEYTVLEAITESRKRMKGLKWKYFLMHLSFIGWGILCMFTLGIGLLWLIPYAGTTTAAFYNELIVPQEDIDDDQQIEG from the coding sequence ATGAGAATCTCAGAATTAAAGAGGAAAGCCCTTCAGTCATTGGGAGGTAAATGGGGAGTAACTGTTTCGCTTATGTTGCTTTTGTTCTTGATCAACCTCGTTTTACCTTTAATTGTCGAAGTAATCGGAAGCGGTGGGTTTTCACAATGGCTCATGCAGGAAGAAACACCATTATGGACTGATATCTTCAGCATGGTCTTTTCCATTGCCCTAATCCCGCTTACCATTTCAACCACATGGTTCTACCTGAATTTGGTTAGGGAAGGAAACCCTGATATTCCAGAAGTATTCGCAATCTATAAAGATGGAAAAACCTCTTTCAAGCTTATTGGGGCATCCATCTTACAAGCAATTTTCATTTTTTTATGGTCATTATTATTAATCATTCCGGGTATCATCAAGGCTATCGCTTATTCGCAGCAGTTTTTCTTATTGAAGGATCATCCTGAATACACGGTGCTTGAAGCCATTACAGAGAGCAGAAAAAGAATGAAGGGCTTAAAATGGAAGTATTTCCTTATGCACCTAAGCTTCATCGGGTGGGGCATCCTTTGCATGTTCACGCTGGGAATTGGTTTACTATGGTTGATTCCTTATGCTGGAACAACAACGGCTGCATTCTATAACGAATTAATCGTGCCACAAGAAGATATTGACGACGATCAACAAATAGAGGGATAA
- a CDS encoding Glu/Leu/Phe/Val family dehydrogenase, translating to MSTTIKEEKETASLLDSTQVVIREALDKLGYSEEVFELLKEPLRMLTVRIPIKMDDNTTKIFTGYRAQHNDAVGPTKGGIRFHPEVDEEEVKALSMWMSLKCGIVNLPYGGGKGGIICDPRQMSIGELERLSRGYVRAISQIVGPTKDIPAPDVYTNSQIMAWMMDEYSRIREHDSPGFITGKPLVLGGSHGREKATAQGVTICIEEAAKRKGIELKGARIIVQGFGNAGSFLAKFMHDAGAKVIGISDAYGAIYNQDGLDIDYLLDKRDSFGTVTTLFDNTITNQELLEQDCDILVPAAISNQITKENAHLIKAQIVVEAANGPTTLEATKILTERNVLLVPDVLASSGGVTVSYFEWVQNNQGYYWEDAEVQTKLKELLVNSFNQVYEMSETRKVDMRLAAYMVGVRKMAEASIFRGWV from the coding sequence TTGAGTACAACGATCAAAGAAGAAAAAGAAACTGCCAGCTTGCTTGATTCAACACAGGTCGTAATCAGGGAGGCGCTTGATAAGCTTGGCTATTCTGAAGAAGTGTTCGAGCTTTTGAAGGAGCCTCTCCGGATGCTGACCGTCCGGATTCCGATTAAGATGGATGACAATACGACGAAGATTTTCACTGGATACCGTGCCCAGCACAACGATGCTGTCGGTCCGACGAAAGGCGGAATCCGTTTTCATCCCGAAGTGGATGAGGAAGAAGTCAAGGCACTTTCAATGTGGATGAGTTTGAAATGCGGAATCGTGAATCTGCCATATGGCGGGGGAAAAGGCGGCATCATCTGTGATCCGCGCCAAATGTCCATTGGTGAATTGGAAAGGCTTAGCCGTGGATACGTTCGGGCAATCAGCCAAATAGTGGGGCCGACAAAAGATATTCCGGCCCCGGATGTTTATACAAATTCACAAATCATGGCATGGATGATGGACGAGTACAGTAGAATAAGAGAACACGATTCTCCTGGTTTCATTACAGGTAAGCCACTGGTACTGGGCGGTTCACACGGCAGGGAAAAGGCGACTGCACAAGGTGTCACCATCTGTATCGAGGAAGCGGCAAAGCGTAAGGGCATAGAATTGAAAGGTGCACGCATCATCGTCCAAGGATTTGGGAACGCAGGAAGCTTTTTGGCCAAATTCATGCATGATGCAGGTGCGAAAGTGATTGGCATATCGGACGCATATGGTGCCATTTATAACCAAGATGGTCTGGATATCGATTACTTACTTGATAAAAGGGATAGCTTTGGAACGGTAACGACACTATTCGATAATACAATCACCAATCAGGAACTTCTGGAACAAGATTGTGATATTTTAGTGCCTGCTGCCATTTCCAATCAAATCACCAAAGAAAATGCACATCTTATCAAAGCCCAAATTGTCGTGGAGGCAGCGAATGGACCTACCACTTTGGAGGCAACCAAGATCCTGACGGAACGCAATGTGCTACTCGTACCTGATGTATTGGCAAGTTCAGGCGGTGTGACAGTTTCTTACTTTGAATGGGTTCAAAATAATCAAGGTTATTATTGGGAAGATGCAGAAGTCCAAACCAAATTAAAAGAGTTATTGGTCAATTCATTTAATCAAGTTTATGAAATGTCCGAGACAAGAAAAGTGGATATGAGGCTGGCGGCGTATATGGTCGGTGTCAGAAAAATGGCAGAAGCCTCGATATTCCGTGGCTGGGTATAA
- a CDS encoding ornithine--oxo-acid transaminase: protein MTTLTEKLIEQTEQYGANNYNPLPIVIAKAEGVWVEDPEGNKYMDMLSAYSAVNQGHRHPKIIDELKKQADRVTLTSRAFHSDKLGPWYEMVSRITQKDMALPMNTGAEAVETAIKAVRRWGYDVKGIAENQAEIIACVGNFHGRTMAAVSLSSDEEYRRGFGPMLPGIKLIPYGDLDALKEAITPQTAGFLIEPIQGEAGIIIPPQGFLKEAYDLCKENNVLFVSDEIQSGLGRSGKMFASDWDGVVPDMYILGKALGGGVFPISCVAANREILGVFNPGSHGSTFGGNPLACAVSIASLEVLEEEKLAERSLELGQYFMDSLKEIKNPMIKDIRGRGLFIGVELTEAARPYCEQLKEEKLLCKETHDTVIRFAPPLVITKEDLDWAIERIKRVLS from the coding sequence ATGACAACTTTAACGGAAAAATTAATCGAGCAAACAGAACAATATGGTGCAAACAATTATAATCCACTTCCAATCGTCATTGCGAAGGCAGAAGGAGTTTGGGTGGAAGATCCTGAAGGCAACAAATATATGGATATGCTTAGTGCCTATTCAGCAGTGAACCAAGGCCACAGGCATCCGAAAATCATCGACGAATTAAAAAAGCAAGCTGATCGCGTAACATTAACGTCCCGTGCATTCCATAGTGATAAATTGGGACCATGGTATGAAATGGTTTCACGCATTACGCAAAAAGACATGGCATTGCCTATGAATACGGGTGCTGAAGCCGTTGAAACAGCAATCAAAGCTGTTAGACGCTGGGGTTATGATGTTAAGGGAATCGCAGAAAACCAAGCTGAAATCATTGCATGTGTCGGGAACTTCCATGGCCGTACGATGGCAGCGGTGTCCTTGTCATCCGATGAGGAATATAGAAGGGGCTTCGGACCGATGCTGCCAGGGATCAAGCTTATCCCTTACGGTGACCTTGATGCATTGAAAGAAGCGATTACACCGCAAACGGCTGGATTTTTAATCGAACCGATTCAAGGTGAAGCGGGAATCATCATACCGCCACAAGGATTCTTAAAAGAAGCTTACGACTTATGTAAAGAAAATAATGTCCTATTCGTTTCTGATGAAATTCAGTCAGGACTTGGACGTTCAGGAAAAATGTTCGCCTCTGACTGGGATGGGGTAGTTCCGGATATGTACATTTTAGGTAAAGCGCTTGGCGGCGGGGTTTTCCCAATCTCTTGCGTAGCTGCGAACCGTGAAATCCTTGGCGTGTTCAATCCTGGTTCCCATGGTTCTACATTCGGCGGCAATCCATTGGCATGTGCGGTTTCCATCGCTTCATTGGAAGTCCTTGAAGAAGAGAAGCTTGCGGAACGTTCATTGGAGCTTGGACAATACTTTATGGATAGTTTAAAAGAAATCAAGAATCCAATGATTAAAGATATCCGCGGCAGAGGCTTATTCATCGGAGTCGAATTAACAGAAGCAGCAAGACCTTATTGTGAGCAGCTTAAAGAAGAAAAACTGCTATGTAAAGAAACACATGATACAGTTATCCGTTTTGCTCCGCCATTAGTGATTACAAAAGAAGACTTGGATTGGGCAATCGAACGCATTAAAAGAGTTTTATCCTAA
- the pruA gene encoding L-glutamate gamma-semialdehyde dehydrogenase: protein MVQPYKHEPFTNFKIEENKKAFQAALNDVANELGKKYPLIINGEKVFTDEVITSVNPANKEEVIGTVSKANKDLAEQAMQAADKTFQTWRKTNAEVRANILFRAAATIRRRKHYFSALLVKEAGKPWNEADADTAEAIDFMEYYARQMLKLKDGMPVESRPIEHNAFSYIPLGVGVIISPWNFPFAIMAGMTTAALVSGNTVLLKPASTTPVIAAKFIEVLEEAGLPAGVVNFIPGSGAEVGDYLVDHPRTRFISFTGSRDVGIRIYERAAKVQEGQIWLKRVIAEMGGKDTIVVDKEADLELAAQSIVASAFGFSGQKCSACSRAVIVEDVYDQVLNRAIELTKEKTIGEPTDVNNFMGPVIDQAAYDKVMSYVEIGKEEGKLVAGGEGDNSKGFFIQPTIIADVDENARVMKEEIFGPVVAFCKAKDFNHAIEIANNTDYGLTGAVISNNIEHIEQAREDFHVGNLYFNRGCTGAIVGYQPFGGFNMSGTDSKAGGPDYLVLHLQGKTTSETL, encoded by the coding sequence ATGGTCCAACCATATAAACACGAACCATTTACTAATTTTAAAATCGAAGAAAATAAAAAAGCTTTTCAAGCGGCATTGAATGATGTAGCTAATGAGTTAGGGAAGAAATATCCGCTGATCATTAATGGTGAAAAAGTGTTTACTGATGAAGTCATTACCTCTGTAAACCCGGCAAATAAAGAAGAAGTTATCGGAACCGTATCCAAAGCGAATAAGGATCTTGCTGAGCAAGCGATGCAAGCGGCAGATAAAACATTCCAAACTTGGAGAAAAACGAACGCGGAAGTGCGTGCAAATATTTTATTCAGGGCTGCAGCCACCATTCGGAGAAGAAAACATTATTTCTCGGCACTATTGGTTAAAGAAGCAGGAAAGCCATGGAATGAGGCGGATGCAGATACAGCGGAAGCGATCGACTTCATGGAATACTATGCACGTCAAATGCTGAAGCTTAAAGATGGCATGCCAGTGGAAAGCCGCCCGATTGAGCATAATGCTTTCAGTTATATTCCACTTGGTGTCGGTGTCATCATCTCACCTTGGAACTTCCCGTTTGCGATCATGGCAGGCATGACGACGGCTGCTCTTGTTTCAGGAAATACAGTCTTATTGAAACCGGCCAGTACAACACCGGTCATTGCAGCTAAATTCATCGAAGTGTTGGAAGAAGCGGGCTTGCCTGCAGGAGTCGTGAACTTCATTCCAGGAAGCGGTGCCGAAGTGGGCGATTATTTGGTAGATCATCCTCGTACACGTTTCATCAGCTTCACTGGATCTCGTGATGTCGGTATCCGCATTTATGAGCGTGCTGCAAAAGTTCAGGAAGGCCAAATCTGGTTAAAACGTGTCATCGCTGAAATGGGCGGTAAAGATACGATCGTTGTTGATAAAGAGGCTGATCTGGAATTGGCGGCACAATCAATCGTCGCTTCTGCATTCGGATTCTCCGGTCAAAAATGTTCTGCTTGTTCACGTGCCGTCATAGTGGAAGATGTATATGACCAAGTCTTGAATCGTGCCATTGAATTAACGAAAGAAAAAACAATCGGGGAACCAACGGATGTAAACAACTTCATGGGTCCGGTCATCGATCAAGCAGCTTACGACAAAGTCATGAGCTACGTTGAAATCGGTAAAGAAGAAGGGAAACTTGTTGCAGGGGGAGAAGGAGACAATTCAAAAGGTTTCTTCATCCAGCCAACTATCATTGCCGATGTGGATGAGAACGCACGCGTCATGAAAGAAGAGATTTTCGGACCGGTGGTTGCATTCTGTAAGGCAAAAGATTTCAATCATGCAATCGAGATTGCCAATAACACGGATTATGGATTAACGGGTGCGGTCATCTCGAACAACATTGAACATATCGAACAAGCGCGTGAGGATTTCCACGTAGGTAACTTGTACTTCAATCGCGGCTGTACTGGTGCGATTGTAGGATACCAGCCATTTGGCGGATTCAATATGTCAGGTACGGATTCAAAAGCGGGCGGTCCTGATTATTTAGTTCTTCACCTTCAAGGAAAAACAACATCTGAAACGCTATAA
- a CDS encoding sigma-54 interaction domain-containing protein, with product MHLDQIVKIEGFQTILHSLVDVIDIGLHIIDIKGRTIIYNKKMAEIEGMDSEEVLGKKIHEIFIFKEEAESTLIRALHSGRKTENSKQTYFNNLGQEITTINNTFPILDQNQNIIGAIEVAKDITNLERIIKDNILNKGDTKYTFDSIIGTSENFLEVIEKSKRSTRTASSILIVGETGTGKELFAQSIHNGSSRSTHPFISQNCAALPDSLIEGILFGTKKGAFTGSIERPGLFEQAQGGTILLDEINSLNPNMQAKLLRALQERTIRRVGDTKDKKIDVRVIATINEDPIDAISNDHLRKDLYYRLSVVSLFIPPLRERKEDIPLLAQSFIEKFNALFELNIEGISEEVYSLFYDYDWPGNVRELEHIIEGAMNLMEPGDTKIAITHLPTLFRKKAHLEDIHPERKENHANGDLQESTLSLDDYIANTEKQYLEKILKEHGMNISKAAKALNISRQSLQYRLKKYQVK from the coding sequence ATGCATTTAGATCAAATCGTTAAAATAGAAGGTTTCCAAACCATCCTCCATTCACTTGTGGACGTAATCGATATCGGGTTACATATAATCGATATAAAAGGCCGGACCATTATATATAACAAGAAAATGGCAGAAATCGAAGGCATGGATTCAGAAGAGGTATTAGGGAAAAAGATTCACGAGATCTTTATATTCAAGGAAGAAGCGGAGAGCACATTAATACGGGCGCTTCATTCTGGAAGGAAAACCGAAAACTCGAAGCAGACCTACTTCAATAATCTCGGACAGGAAATTACAACAATCAATAATACGTTCCCGATTTTGGATCAGAACCAAAATATCATTGGAGCCATTGAAGTGGCAAAGGATATAACGAATCTTGAAAGAATCATTAAAGATAATATCCTGAATAAAGGCGATACGAAATATACGTTTGACAGCATCATCGGAACGAGTGAGAATTTCTTGGAAGTCATTGAAAAAAGCAAGCGTTCGACCAGGACGGCATCCTCCATCCTCATTGTTGGGGAGACGGGAACGGGAAAAGAACTCTTTGCCCAAAGCATCCATAATGGCAGCAGCCGTTCGACACATCCTTTCATCAGCCAAAACTGTGCTGCCCTGCCAGATAGTCTTATTGAAGGAATTCTTTTTGGCACGAAGAAAGGGGCCTTCACCGGATCGATTGAAAGGCCAGGTTTATTCGAACAGGCACAGGGTGGGACCATCCTGCTAGATGAAATCAATTCCTTAAATCCGAATATGCAGGCGAAATTATTAAGGGCCCTTCAAGAAAGGACGATTCGCCGTGTTGGGGATACGAAGGATAAAAAAATTGACGTACGGGTCATAGCAACGATAAATGAAGATCCAATAGATGCCATTTCAAATGATCATTTACGAAAGGATTTATATTATCGATTAAGCGTCGTTTCGTTATTCATCCCGCCTCTTCGTGAACGGAAAGAGGATATTCCCTTGCTGGCGCAATCCTTCATCGAGAAATTCAATGCGCTGTTCGAATTGAATATTGAAGGGATCAGTGAAGAGGTCTACTCGCTTTTTTATGATTACGACTGGCCCGGGAACGTAAGGGAACTTGAACATATCATTGAGGGGGCCATGAATTTAATGGAACCTGGCGATACAAAGATTGCCATCACCCACCTTCCGACTTTATTTAGGAAGAAAGCCCATTTGGAAGACATTCACCCCGAAAGAAAAGAGAATCATGCAAATGGAGATTTACAGGAGTCGACCTTATCTCTTGATGATTATATCGCCAATACTGAAAAGCAATATTTGGAGAAGATCTTGAAGGAACATGGCATGAATATCTCCAAGGCTGCCAAGGCCTTGAATATCAGCCGCCAAAGCCTTCAATACCGCTTGAAAAAGTATCAGGTCAAATAA
- a CDS encoding FMN-dependent NADH-azoreductase: MGFLSRLFGNKETAAGENGKMTKVLFVKVNDRPADQAISSKMYDTFLKAYKETHRTDEVTELDLFKEELPYYGNTAITGLYKRNQGLELTAEEEKAAELVDQYLNQFLAMDKVVFAFPLWNSTVPAPLITYLSYLAQAGKMFNYTAEGPVGYAGDKKVMLLNARGSDYALEGMASAEMAVNLVKNIIGLWGINNPEVVVIEGHNQYPDRTQEIIADGLEKVAKAAETF; encoded by the coding sequence ATGGGATTCTTAAGTAGATTATTTGGAAATAAAGAAACCGCGGCAGGGGAGAATGGAAAAATGACAAAAGTATTATTCGTTAAAGTGAATGATCGTCCAGCAGATCAGGCAATCAGCTCGAAAATGTATGACACATTCTTAAAAGCATATAAAGAGACACACCGTACAGATGAAGTGACCGAGCTGGATTTATTTAAAGAAGAACTTCCTTACTATGGAAATACGGCGATAACCGGGTTGTATAAACGCAACCAAGGTCTTGAACTGACAGCCGAAGAGGAAAAGGCGGCAGAACTGGTTGACCAATATTTAAATCAATTCCTGGCCATGGATAAAGTGGTATTCGCTTTCCCCCTATGGAACTCAACGGTTCCTGCACCGCTAATCACATATCTTTCCTATTTGGCACAAGCCGGTAAAATGTTCAATTATACGGCGGAAGGTCCTGTCGGGTATGCTGGTGATAAAAAAGTCATGCTATTGAATGCCCGCGGTTCCGATTATGCATTGGAAGGTATGGCTTCTGCTGAAATGGCAGTGAATTTAGTGAAAAATATCATTGGCCTATGGGGGATCAACAATCCGGAGGTCGTGGTCATTGAAGGCCATAATCAGTATCCGGACCGGACACAAGAAATCATCGCGGATGGTTTGGAAAAGGTTGCAAAAGCGGCTGAAACATTCTGA
- a CDS encoding VOC family protein yields the protein MDKNFHKKPITFVGEVSINVLDLNKAILFYQEIIGLQVLKKTDRQAVLTTDGKTPLLTLEQPADVIPKEGRTTGLYHFALLLPSRADLSIFLRHLLQTKYPFGAADHEVSEALYITDPDGNGIEVYADRPSTDWKWAGGEVAMGTDPLDGNDLLEESDGEWSKLPAGTLMGHIHLHVADLRKTEEFYMQGLGFTVVNRYGGALFTSTGGYHHHIGLNTWNGVGAPAPKENSVGLNWYTLVFADEDARNKVTEQLKGIGAAVTEKEGFFAVTDPSGNEIHLVV from the coding sequence ATGGATAAAAATTTTCATAAAAAACCAATTACTTTTGTTGGCGAAGTCAGTATAAATGTCTTGGATTTGAATAAGGCCATTCTGTTTTATCAAGAAATCATCGGTCTTCAAGTATTGAAGAAAACCGACCGGCAGGCTGTTTTAACGACAGACGGAAAAACCCCGTTGCTGACACTTGAGCAGCCTGCGGATGTGATTCCGAAAGAAGGGCGGACGACGGGCTTATATCACTTTGCACTTTTGCTGCCAAGCCGTGCCGACTTATCGATTTTTTTACGCCATTTACTTCAAACGAAATATCCATTTGGAGCGGCGGATCATGAAGTGAGTGAAGCGCTGTACATTACAGATCCGGATGGCAATGGCATTGAAGTATACGCTGACCGGCCATCCACTGATTGGAAATGGGCCGGTGGGGAAGTCGCTATGGGCACGGATCCGTTGGATGGGAATGACCTTCTGGAAGAAAGCGATGGTGAGTGGAGCAAACTCCCTGCAGGTACTTTAATGGGGCATATTCATCTGCATGTAGCGGATTTACGTAAAACGGAGGAGTTTTACATGCAAGGTCTTGGTTTTACCGTTGTGAATCGATATGGAGGAGCGCTATTTACTTCAACCGGCGGATATCATCATCACATTGGGTTGAACACATGGAATGGCGTGGGCGCCCCTGCTCCAAAGGAAAATAGTGTGGGGCTGAACTGGTATACTCTCGTTTTTGCAGATGAAGATGCGAGAAACAAAGTAACGGAGCAACTGAAAGGAATCGGGGCTGCCGTCACGGAAAAAGAAGGGTTTTTCGCTGTAACAGATCCATCTGGCAATGAGATTCATTTAGTCGTCTAA
- a CDS encoding DoxX family protein yields the protein MNKNDAGQVFLRVILGLTFFIHGVSKFQGGIGNTAGFFDSLGIPGFMAYIVAIIELIGGLAVILGLGTRIVSVLFAVIMAMAIFTAKLPAGFLGNGQAAGYELDLALLAMSVYLACANRTVLSLDHVIFNKKGK from the coding sequence ATGAATAAAAATGATGCAGGTCAAGTTTTTTTAAGGGTGATTTTAGGTCTTACTTTTTTCATTCACGGAGTTTCAAAGTTTCAAGGGGGCATAGGGAATACGGCTGGATTTTTCGATAGTCTTGGCATTCCAGGCTTCATGGCGTACATCGTTGCAATAATCGAATTGATCGGAGGACTTGCGGTTATACTGGGTTTGGGAACACGAATCGTTTCCGTCCTATTTGCGGTCATAATGGCGATGGCGATTTTCACGGCAAAATTACCTGCCGGCTTTCTTGGAAACGGGCAAGCGGCGGGCTACGAACTGGACTTGGCACTGCTGGCCATGTCTGTCTATCTAGCGTGTGCAAACCGCACGGTTCTTTCTTTGGATCATGTGATTTTCAATAAAAAAGGGAAGTGA
- a CDS encoding nicotianamine synthase family protein gives MISKPLDQHVAEEILNHDEIRSIRGTMLEKLTIAETLMEDHYAKLFAGSVNTLDDFRSFIYWDNYNELIQTEISELKKVKNDIQSFAFVGTGPLPLSPLLLQRELGAKMTCLDIDEQAHSLGRRIVQELDDEGNSDYILNDGALHDYTEFDLVWIASLVPNKEEILERIFQTNPGATVAIRSVDGIHQLLYEPVDATKFSKVACEEVGRTIADSFIINSTIYYTFK, from the coding sequence ATGATTTCGAAACCGTTGGATCAGCATGTGGCAGAAGAAATTCTCAACCATGATGAAATCCGGTCGATTCGGGGTACCATGCTTGAAAAGCTGACGATTGCTGAAACATTGATGGAGGATCATTATGCCAAATTATTTGCTGGCAGTGTGAACACCCTGGATGATTTCCGTTCTTTCATATATTGGGATAACTACAATGAACTGATTCAAACGGAAATCAGTGAATTGAAAAAGGTGAAAAATGATATTCAATCATTCGCATTTGTAGGGACGGGTCCTTTGCCATTAAGTCCATTGCTGCTTCAACGGGAGTTGGGTGCGAAAATGACATGTCTCGATATAGATGAACAAGCCCATTCACTTGGCAGGCGCATCGTCCAAGAACTGGATGACGAAGGGAATTCAGACTATATCCTGAATGATGGCGCCCTTCATGACTACACGGAGTTCGATCTTGTATGGATTGCCAGCCTGGTTCCTAATAAAGAAGAAATACTGGAACGGATATTTCAGACGAACCCCGGCGCAACCGTCGCAATACGGTCGGTTGACGGCATTCATCAATTATTATATGAGCCCGTGGATGCGACAAAGTTCAGTAAAGTGGCATGTGAGGAAGTCGGAAGAACGATTGCGGATTCTTTCATCATCAATTCAACCATTTATTACACATTCAAATAG
- a CDS encoding ABC transporter ATP-binding protein: MTLLEVRNVHKSYDNGVEILRNVNFSIERKECLGLVGESGCGKSTLARLILQIESFDQGSILFEGTALQNKNERSLKPYRKNIQAVLQNPASALNPKLRIKDSLMDPYLQFGSQVNMKHFTYTSEANYIGQLLETVELPKSLAERYPHELSGGQKQRVTIARAISIEPALIILDEPTSSLDVLSQAAVLKLLKGLQETLDISYLFISHDLSAVQEMSQRIMVMKGGVIVDSFGNEQLFCSDRHSYTKELISMFE, translated from the coding sequence ATGACGTTATTAGAAGTGCGAAATGTCCATAAAAGCTATGATAACGGAGTGGAAATACTAAGGAACGTGAATTTCAGCATCGAAAGGAAGGAATGCCTCGGGTTAGTGGGCGAGAGCGGCTGCGGAAAAAGCACACTGGCAAGGCTCATCCTTCAGATTGAATCTTTTGACCAGGGCAGCATCCTATTTGAAGGAACCGCACTGCAAAACAAAAACGAACGCAGTTTAAAACCGTATCGCAAGAACATCCAAGCCGTTTTGCAAAATCCTGCATCGGCCTTGAATCCAAAACTAAGGATAAAAGATTCACTGATGGATCCATATCTTCAATTTGGCAGCCAGGTCAATATGAAACATTTTACGTATACAAGTGAAGCGAACTATATCGGGCAGCTGCTGGAAACCGTGGAGCTTCCAAAGAGTCTTGCTGAACGCTACCCGCATGAGCTAAGCGGCGGACAAAAGCAGCGGGTGACCATTGCACGAGCGATCAGCATTGAACCGGCCCTCATTATATTGGATGAACCGACTTCAAGCCTGGACGTTCTGTCACAAGCGGCGGTGCTGAAATTGTTAAAGGGGCTGCAGGAGACTTTGGACATTTCCTATCTTTTCATTTCTCATGATCTGTCGGCTGTACAGGAGATGAGCCAACGGATCATGGTGATGAAAGGGGGTGTTATTGTGGATTCTTTCGGAAACGAACAGCTTTTTTGCAGCGATCGCCATTCATACACAAAAGAACTTATTTCGATGTTTGAATAA
- a CDS encoding ABC transporter ATP-binding protein, with translation MSILSVRQLNIMGKQQHIVKDLSLDVQEGEWFALVGQSGSGKSMTAMAICQLLAPNLQAKGEIWYGDKNLLTLSSSEIRKIRGKRLAYIFQDYQGSFTPFLTIGQHFDEYQRTHLNLSKKARRQQAVKALISVGLNEDIYSRYPFQLSGGQLQRVSISIALLLEPDILIADEPTTALDSVSSFKVLQLLSRLQKETGCAVLFITHDLRHVKKYADRIAVMKDGAIIETGDKNQVLNHPKHAYTNKMIQSSPSLSRIPFKLEGVSG, from the coding sequence ATGAGCATTTTATCCGTGAGGCAGCTAAATATCATGGGAAAGCAACAACATATCGTCAAGGATCTTTCGTTAGATGTGCAGGAAGGTGAGTGGTTCGCACTTGTCGGACAAAGCGGGAGCGGCAAAAGCATGACGGCCATGGCCATATGTCAGCTGCTTGCACCCAATCTCCAAGCGAAGGGGGAAATATGGTACGGGGACAAGAATCTTTTAACGCTATCTTCCTCTGAAATCAGGAAGATTCGCGGAAAGCGCCTGGCTTATATTTTTCAAGATTACCAGGGATCATTCACACCGTTCCTTACTATCGGCCAACATTTCGACGAATATCAGCGAACACATTTGAACCTTTCCAAAAAGGCAAGGAGGCAGCAAGCGGTCAAGGCGCTCATATCGGTGGGCTTGAATGAAGATATCTACAGCAGATACCCTTTTCAATTAAGCGGTGGGCAGCTTCAGCGTGTTTCCATTTCGATAGCCCTGCTGCTTGAACCGGATATTTTGATAGCGGATGAACCCACCACAGCCTTGGACAGTGTATCTTCCTTTAAGGTCTTACAGCTGTTATCAAGGCTCCAAAAAGAAACCGGATGTGCGGTCTTGTTCATTACCCACGATTTACGTCATGTCAAGAAGTATGCGGATCGCATTGCGGTCATGAAAGACGGGGCCATCATTGAGACCGGTGATAAAAATCAGGTATTGAATCATCCGAAGCATGCTTATACGAATAAAATGATTCAATCATCGCCATCATTGAGCAGAATTCCATTTAAGCTTGAAGGAGTGTCAGGATGA